The Vicinamibacteria bacterium genome segment AGCGGCTGCACCCCCTCGCCGATCCCGACGCCTCCGCCCTCCTGGGCGAGGCGCTCCGGATGCTCTCGGGCGGGGGCCGGGCCCTCCTCGTGGAGCGGGTCATGGGTGCCCGCGGCCTCCTCGGCCGCCTGCGCGAGCACTGGGGCCGTCCCCCGCGCGCAGCGGAGGACTACCGGCGCCTCTTCCGCCCTCGGGGCCGCATCGAGAGGTCGGAGACGCTCACGAGCGGGACCAGTCACTACCTTGCGACGGTGCTTGCCAAGGAAGCCCCGCGTGCGGCATCCGGGGCCGCCCGTGAGTCGCTTTGACTGTTCCCGATGTCACCAGGTCCGAAGCCATGAGATCGGAGCGCGTGACCGAATGCGACCCCCAGCAGCCGGTTGCGACCGAGCAGAGGCTGCCCAGGGCTATTGGACCTGACTCGGCGTGGAGTTGGTGGTAGCGTGGCATCCTGACTCGCCCCCATGACGGGCGCTACGGCCAGGAGGACCGGAAGTAAAGCACGCGGAGCGTCGAGACCCCGCCGACGTTTGGCGGCCGCCGCGGGAAGCGTGAACGGCACGTTGAGGACGCCGACTCCGAACAAAAGAGCTACGGAGTGGTTACGGAATCGCTGCTCATCATCACGGGTGGCATGGGCGCGGGCAAGACGACCGTTCTCGGCGAAGCATCGGACGTCCTCGCCCTGCGCGACATTGCCCATGCGGCCATAGACTTGGACGCCCTCGGGCTTGCCCATCTCCCGTCCACTACCAGCAACGATCGCGTGATGTACCAAAATCTTCAGTCCGTCTGCGACAACTATGCCTCCCTCGGCGTCAAGCGGCTTTTGCTGGCGCGTGCGATCGAAGACCGTCCCGAGCTCGAACTGTGTCGCAGCGTTGTTTCCGCGACCCAGACCGTCATCTGCCGCCTTACCGCCAGCGTCGAAACCATGCAGGAGCGCGTCCAGAGGCGCGAATTGGGCGTATCGCAGCGAGACTACGTGGCCCGGGTCACGAAATTGAGCGTCATCCTGGACCGCGAGCGACTCGAGGATTTCACCGTCACCAGCGAGAATCGCCCGCCAACCGAGGTTGCCCGTGAGATGCTCGTCAAGGCTCGATGGATTTCACCCTGACCCACTCACCGGGGGCGGGTAGGGGGTCAGGTTCGCGTGATCCGACTCAACATGAAAGCGCGTTGATAACCTGACCACTGAACAAACCGGGGCCGAGGATAACTTCCGGTTTGCCGACCATCCGGCAGTTTGCTCCATCAATGAATACAAGCGCGTCTACTGTTTCCTTATCGGAAGTTCAATTTGTCGCCTTCTGAAAACGCGCGAGCGAACTTACTTCTGCGAAGGGGGGTCGACGAAGACGTAAACCGCCATCAGCTTACCGTCCTTCGTTACACCAACGTCAGTGCCAGTCAGCCGCTGAGGGTCATCGGGCGGTCCATACGACCAAGGAAGACGACCGACGCCGTGCATAGACTGTCCCGGCCCACGGACCGAGAACACATAGCCTTCAAACTGCGTGAAAAGGAGTTCAACAATGGCGTTAAGCTTTTCGACGCCCTCATGGACGCCGCCCGGATCGATAAAGACGCCATTCTTGTCCCACAGCTCGTCGATTGCCGCGCGACGACTGTCCGCGTCTCTTCCGTTGAAGACCGCCAACAAGTTCCGTTCTATGATCTTCTCAACTGATTGTTCCATCTCGTTCTCCTAAGTCGGTATACCAGAAGTGATCTGCTCTAGATCAGAAAATCGGCTCCGATGGATTCTTCCCGAATGACGGGCTAACCTAAAGCTGACCTACTGCCCGGGAGGACGTCAGGTTGACAGCCAAAGCTAAGCCGTGTCAGTGTTGGGGGTTAGATTGAACGCAAAACCCTCTTTCTCGCTCCCGTGAAGGTTCTGGTTGTTGGCAACGGCGGCCGGGAGCACGCCCTCGTCTGGAAGATCCGCCAGAGCCCACTGGTCGAGGACGTGTACTGCGCGCCGGGCAACGCCGGGATCGCGGAGCTCGCGGACTGCGTCCCCATCGACACTTCCAACATCGTGGAGGTGGCAGACTTCGCGCAGACCATCAAAGCCGACTTGACGGTGGTGGGGCCAGAGCTGCCCCTCGTCCTGGGTATCGGGGACGAGTTCCGACGGCGGGGGCTCTCCGTTTTCGGCCCGGATCGAGCCGCGGCCGAGATCGAGGGCTCGAAGGCCTTCGCCCGCGAGTTCATGCAGCGGCACAAGATCCCCGCCCCCCGCTACGAGACCTGCGGGTCGCTGGATGAAGCCCAGGCCTTCCTGGGCCGGGCTCCCTTCGGCTATCCCCTGGTCATCAAGGCGGACGGGCTGGCCTCCGGCAAGGGCACGGTGGTGGCGCAGGACGCCGCGGAGGCGCAGGCCGTAGTCGCCCAGATGATGACGGACAAGAGGTTCGGCACCGCGGCCGCCAAACTGATCATCGAGGAATTCCTGTCCGGGGAAGAGGTCTCCTTCCTGGTCCTCTCCGACGGATCGCGCGTGGTCCCCATGGTGTCGGTGCAGGACCACAAGCGCGCCCTTGACGGCGACCGGGGCCCCAACACGGGGGGCATGGGCACGGTCTCCCCCGCCACCAACCTTTCCCTGGACGTCCACAAGCAGATCATGCAGGAGATCATCCTGCCCACCATCGGGGGGCTTGCCGGAGAGGGCCGGCGCTTCGTGGGCGTGCTCTACGCGGGGCTGATGATGACGGACCGCGGCCCCCGGGTCTTGGAGTTCAACGCCCGCTTCGGCGACCCCGAGTGCCAGGCGATCATGCCCCGCATGCGCTCCGACATCGTGCCCATCCTTCAACAGGCCGCGGAGGGGCAGATCAAGGACACCAAGATCGAGTGGGCTAAGGAGCCCGCGGTGTGCGTGGTGCTGGCCAGCAAGGGCTACCCCGACAGCCCCGAGACTGGCCAGACGGTCCAGGGCCTGGAGTCGCTGCGGGGCCTGCCCGACGTGTTCGTGTATCACGCGGCCACCGCCCAGCGCGACGGCGAGGTCGTGACGGTGGGAGGGCGCGTCCTCGGGATCACGGCCATGGGTGCCAACTTGGATGCCGCGGTGGCACGGGCCTACCAAGCCGTGCAGAAGGTGTCCTTCCCGGGGATGCACTACCGGAAGGACATCGGCCAGAAGGCCCTGGCTCGCCTGCACGCACCACGCTAAGGGGCCCCTTGCGCCCCGGAGCGACGCAGGCCGGGAACTCCCCTCCCCCGCGGGCCCGCCTGCTCGTCGCCAGCGGCCTGAGCCTGGCTCTGAACCTGACCGGGATCACCTGGGGCCTCCCCGCCCGCTGGCACCCCGACGAGAAGGCGGATGTGGCCGCCCGCATGGCGCGGGGCGAGGGCCTCGCCCCCGACTCCTTCATCAACCCCTCTCTCCCCCTCTATGCGATGCTGCCTCCGCTCTGGGTCCAGGACGGGCTCAGCCGGGCGGGGGCGCTCGCGGGCTCCGCCGCCGATCCGCTCCTCCTCGGGCGCATCCTCTCCGCCGCCGCAGGGGCGGGGGCGGTTTTCCTGCTGGGCGCGGCCGTCGCCCGCACCCACCCCCAGCTGGGCATCCTCCCCGCGCTCCTTCTCGCCGTCTGCCCGGGGTTCGTGAACCTCTGTCACTTCGCGACCCCCGAGGCCTGGTACCTGCTCGGCGCCAGCGCCACCCTGCTCTTGGCCCTTCGCCATCTCGGAGGGTGTGCCCCCGCTTGGGCCGTCGGCCTCGCCCTGGGCCTCACCGCGTCCACGAAGTACACCGCGGCCGCCCTTCTCATCCCCGTCCTGGCCGGGGTCTGGCTCCGCCCCGGGGGGGAAGCCGGCGCCGCCCCGCGCCGGATCGCCCTCTCCCTCGGCCTGGCCGGGATGGCGGTGGGCCTGGCCCTTCTCCTCCACCCCGGCGCCCTACTGGCCTCCCGCCTGCACCTCGGGGATGTGCGCCTGCTCCATCCCGCTCACGCCCTCCGCTTCGTCCGCAGCGTGGGTTGGGCGGCCCTCTTGGGAGGAGCCGCGTTCGCGCTCCTGGCCTATTTCTCGAAGGCGCGGCCGGCCGCGGCGCGTCTCGTCCGGATCGAGGTCGTCGCGGTCGGCCTCTTCGCCCTCGTCGGCTTCCTGATCGGCACGCCCTTCGCGGCCGTGCGGCCCCTCGCCTTCTTGAGCGACCTCGCCTTCAACGACCAGACCCGCTTCGAGTACAAGGGCCTGGTCGGGGCCTCCACGTCGTTCCTGCCCTACCTGGGCCTGCTCGGCGATGCCCTGACCTGGCCTCTGCTGGCCAGCGCCCTCGCGGGAGGGCTCGTTCTCGTACAGCGGATCCGGGGCGGCGACCGTCCCGCCCTCGTTCTTCTCTTGGCCGCGCTCACGCCCTACCTGCTGGTGGCCTCGTCGGGGCACCAAGCCATGCGCTTCCTGGCCCCGGTGCTGCCCCCCGCGGCCTGGATGGCCGCTCTCGGGCTGCGCGCGCTCGTCTGGCCGAAGGCGCGGCCCTGGTTGAGCGGGCTCGTGGCCGCCCGGGCCGCCCTCGGGACCCTCCTCGTCCTACGGCTGTTCTTCGTCGACTCCCGGATCCTGGCCACGCGCTGGATCGAGCGGAACGTGCCCATGGGCGCCACCCTCGACCTGATCGCGAACAACCCCGGCTACGCCCCCCAGATCCCGGAGGGCTGGGCCCTTCGGCTCGTGCCCACCCTCTCCCGGGAGATGGCGCCGCCCGAGCGCTTCGCCGAGGCCGCCGCGCGCTACCCCGCGGAGGCGGCCCCTTGGCTCGTCCTCACCGCCTCTTTCTATGAGCGCTTCCTGGAGCATCCCGAGCAGCGCCCGGAGAGGGCGCGCTTCTTCCGCGAGCTCCTGGAGGGGCGGGGTGGCTTCGAGGTCGCGGCGCGCTTTCGCCAGGAGGGCTGGCTCCACCCGCCGGCCGAGTTCTTGGACCCCGAGATCGTGATCCTTCGCAAGAACCGGGAAGGCGCGGTCCCTGGGGTTTGAGGGAGGCGACTAGGAGCCGCCGGCCAGGCCCGGAATCGCGACCTGGAAGCGCAGGACGTCGGCCGCGTTTCCCGCCGGCTTGTCGGGGCGCGGGGTGAGGCCCAGGCCGTCGATGTCCACGATGCCGGGGAGGAGGATCAGCTCGATCTGGCGTCCCGGCCGCAGCACGTCCCCCGGCTCGACGGTCAAGCTCCGCCTTCCGCCGTCGTAGGTGACCTTGGCTCCGTCGAACCCGCGGTCGCCGGGCTGGACGCGCCCTGCGTAGCGCAGGATCACCCGGCCCTTGAAGCTCTGCTCGTTCATGTCCTTGCTGAACTGGACCTGGAAGCGCCCGTCGGTCGGGACGTCGCGGTCCCCGTCGAGGGGCAACGAGAAGACCACCACCGGGGGGACTTTGGGCCGTTCGGGCGGGGGGGGCGGGGGCGCGACCTGCGCGGTGGGAGTGGGAGCGGACGTCACCTCGACCTGGAGGGCTCTCAAATAGGTCACGCCGCCCGAGGTCTCCGGACGTCCCACCACCACCACCCATTTTCCGGTATCGCGTTTCAGGCCCGGGTCCAGGTCGAAGCCGATGCCCTTGGGCTTCTTCCCCGTGACCCAGACCGCGAACACATCGTCCTTGATGACCCAGTCGGAGGAGTTGTGCTGGCTTCGGACGGGCAGGTCGCCGTAGAGGTTCCGCCCCCGAAACTTGCCCACCACGCGCACGGTCTGGCCGTCGTGGCCGCCCGGCTTCAAGACCAGGCTCTCCAGCGTCACCGTGCCGGCCTTCTGGAGGGCCTTGGCATCCTTCTCGGGTGGCCCTAGGTACTTCCAGAACTGGACTAGGACCAGGCGCCCCGCGGAGTCGCTGGACTCCTGCACGACCCCCGTGATCTGCACCTCCTGCCCGAACCAGCGCTTGGCCTCGGTCTCGAACTCGAAGCTGACCTCGGACATGGGAAGGATCTCGACCTGCCCCCCGAACGTCCCCCGCAGGGCGAAACCGAATACGCGGCCCTGGAGCCGGGTCGACATCTCGAGAGTGCCCTTGACCCGCACCGCGCGGTTGGCGTAAGCCGTGGAGCCCAGATTCAACAGATCGTCGACGCTGACATCAACGGGGGTGCCGTATAGGTAGTCGTATTGGGTTAGGCCCGGCTGCTCTTGGGGTACGGCAACGGTGGGCACCCCCAGGGCCCCCATGGCGAGGGCCAGTGTCCCCGCGCGTCCCCAAGCCCGCATGCCCCAGTATAGGACCGGGAATGGCGGCGGGGTCAAGCGTCCCCGCTTTGCCGTTTGACGCCGCCCGACCCCGTGGTTAACATCCTCGCGCCTAAACCCCAGCAGCTTCCCGAAGCGGTCAACCACGGAGGATGGCATGGCCCAGGAGAGAGCGGCCCCGCCGGAGGCGTTCAAGCCCTACATCCCCGACGACACCGTGATCCCGGAGTTCACGTGGCGCGCCGTGATCCTGGGCATGGTCTTCGGGATCATCTTCGGGGCGGTGACGGTGTACGTGGGCCTTCGGGCCGGCCTCACCGTGGCCGCGTCGATCCCCATCGCCGTGCTCTCCATCAGCCTCCTGCGGGCTCTGGGCCGGGCCACCATCCTCGAGAACAACATCGTGCAGACCACGGGCTCGGCCGGGGAATCGGTGGCGGGCGGCGTGATCTTCACGCTCCCCGCCCTCATCTTCCTAGGCTTCGACCTCCAGTACTGGCGGATCTTCATGCTGGCCCTGATCGGGGGATGGCTCGGGGTGTTCTTCATGATCCCCCTCCGCCGCCAGCTCATCGTCAAGGAGCACGGGAACCTGCAGTATCCCGAGGGCACCGCCTGCGGGGACGTGCTCATCGCGGGCGACAAGGGGGGATCCTTCGCCAGCCGCGTCTTTCTGGGGCTCGGGCTGGGGGCGCTCTACACCCTTTTCCAGAACGAGAACATGTTCGCGGCCTGGCCGAGCACCCCGGCCTGGAATCCGGCCGGGTATCCGGGCGCCTCCGTCCGCGCCAACACCACCGCGGAGTACATGGGGGTGGGCTACATCATCGGTCCCCGCATCGCGGGCGTCATCTTCGCGGGGGGCGTCTTCGCCTGGCTCGTGGTCATGCCCGCCATCAAGTTCTTCGGCGGACACATGCCTACCCCGATCTACCCCGGCACCATTCCCATCCGCGACATGTCGCCGACCCAGCTCTGGCAGACCTACATCCGCCCCATGGGGGCGGGCGCGGTCGCGGCCTCCGGCCTCATCACCTTGATGAAGACGATCCCGACCATCGTCTCCGCTCTGAAGGCCGGCTTTGCGGACCTCGGTAAGGGAGCGGCGGCCGCGGCGGGTACGAGGCGCACCGAGCGCGACATGGACATGAGGGTCGCCGCTTTCGGCTCCCTCCTCATCCTGGCCATGATGTGGGCCATGCTCACCTTCTACCCGGTCGCGAACGCGCCGACCTCCCTCCTCGCCAACCTGGCGGCCGCGGTCTTCGTGGTGGTCTTCGGCTTTCTCTTCGTCACCGTTTCCGCGCGCATCGTGGGCCTGATCGGGACCTCCGCCAACCCGATCTCGGGCATGGCCATCGCCACCCTCATGGCGACGTGCGCGGTCTTTCTCGCCCTCCACTGGACGGGGGCGGCCTTCGGCGCCCTCGCCATCAGCATCGGCGGCGTCGTCTGCATCGCCTCCGCGAACGCGGGCAACACCTCCCAGGACCTGAAGACCGGCTTCATCGTGGGCGCCACCCCGCGGAACCAGCAGATGAGCCTGCTCATCGGGGTCCTGGTCTCCGTGTTCGTGATCGGGTTCACCCTCATGGGCATGAACCGCGGCCTCGAACAGTTCCGCGCCTACGCGGGCCGCCAATTCACCCTGGCCGAGCTGCCCTCCGGGGTCGAGGTGCAGCAAAAGCAGTTCGATCGGGCCCAGGTCCGCTATTCCAGCGAGAGCGGGGAGGTCACGCGGCCCGGCCAGAAGTACGCCCTGCTGAACGCGCTCGGTTCGGCCGACCTGCCGGACGGCAAATACCTCTACAACACCGAGACCAACCAGATCGAGGTGACCTGGATCCAGGGCATCGGCTCCGAGCGCGCGGCCGCTCCCCAGGCCCGCCTCATGGCGACCGTGATCAGCGGCATCCTGAACCAGCGGCTTCCCTGGGGACTGGTCCTGCTGGGCGTGTTCATGGTGATCGGGGTCGAGCTGCTCGGCATCCGGTCCCTCTCCTTCGCGGTCGGGTTCTATCTGTCCATCGCCACCACCCTGGCCATCTTCACGGGGGGGGTGGTGCGTTGGCTGGTGGAGACGAGCGCCCGCAGGTCGGGGGAAGAGCACAAGGAAAGCGACGTCAGCCCGGGTTCGCTCTACGCCAGCGGGCTGATCGCGGCCGGAGGCATCGTGGGTCTGATCGGCATCGCCTTCAACTATATCGAGACCCAGATGCGCGACGCGGGGAGCTCGGCGGCGGCGGACACCCTCCGCCAGGTCCTGAGCTTCGGGTCCTTCTCGGACAAGGCGGGCGGCATTCACTACCGGATCGTGGAGGCGCTCGGCGGTCCGCAGCAGGCCGACCTGATCGCGAACGTGATCGGGGTGGTGACCTTCCTGGGCCTAGCCGCGACGCTCTATCACTTCGCCCGCAAGCCGCTCGAGACCTAATCGGAGTCGGCGTCCTCGACGTGCCGTTCACGCTTCCCGCGGCCTCCGCCAAACATCGGCGGGGGTCTCGACGCTCCACGTGCTTAACCTTCGGCCCTCCTGGCCGTAGCGCCCGTCATGTGGGCGAGTCAGAATGCCGCGCTACCACGAACCGACGCCGAATCAGGTCCAACGGCCTTGGGCAGCCCCTGCTCGGTCGCAACCGGCTGCCGAGGGTCGCGTTTGATCAAGCGCTCCAGCGCGGCCGACAAAAAAACGCCCCGGAGGGCTTTGCCCACCCTCCGGGGCCGGTTAGCTGTTGGGATTCGCCAGGTCTTTACGCCTAGCGGCCCCCGCCGGGCGCCACGCGTCCGGTAAGGAGGCATCCAGTTGAAGGCGCTCTAGTTGGGGCGTGCCTGCATCGCTGCAGCCCCGATGTTCTCTAGTAGCGACGCTCCCAGTTGACTACGCTCGGCCGAGACCTAAGCGTCAGCCACCTCGCGGGGTTTAAGGCAACTGTCCACTGGACCACCTCCTTTCTCGCGTGATTGGGAGTGTACGAACGCCCCGTGGAGGCTGTCAAGGGAAAAAGGGCACAACCGGTCGGGGTTTCTGAGGAACGGCACCACAAAGCATGGTGTTTGCTCGAGTGTCACGTGATCTTTCACACTTGACACCCCTAGGACCCCATGGTACCGTCGCGCCCACGGGCCATTCCCTCCAACCGCCTACGTATGAGGGACTTCCGGCAGGTTGGTCGGAAACTGGACTCCGCCAGCGCGGCTCCCCCCGGGGAGGGGCGACGACGACAGCACCATGAAGCTGAGGGTTTTGGGCTGCTACGGCGGCAACATCCCCGGTCACGGGATGACCGCGTTCCTCGTGAATGACACCCTGGCCATGGACGCGGGGTGGGTGTCGGGAGCCCTCTCGCTCAAGGAACAGGTGAAGGTCAAGGACATCCTGATCTCGCACTCCCACCTCGACCACACCTGCACCCTGCCCTTCCTCATCGACAACAACTTCAGCGCCCCTGGCTTCGCCTTGCGGATCTACGCGATCCCCGAAGTGATCGCGTCCATGAAGAATCACCTGTTCAACAACCACACCTGGCCCGACTTCACCAGCCTGCCCAACGACCTGACCCCGGTGCTCAAGCTGGTCGAGATCGTGCCTGAGCATCCCTTCGTGGTGAATGGTCTGACCATCCGGGCCGTGCACGTCTCGCACATCGTCCCCACCACCGGCTTCATCCTCGAGGACAAGCGGGGCGCGGTGGCCTTTTCCAGCGACACCGGCCCCACCCACCGCTTCTGGGAAGTCTTGAACCGAGTCAAGAAACTGAAGGTGGTGATCACGGAGACGTCCTTCCCCAACGAGCTCCAGGAGCTGGCCGACGTCTCGGGTCACCTCACCCCCCAGACCCTGGACCGCGAGCTCAAGAAGCTGAAGCACGACGTGCCCGTCTACCTCTACGGAGGGAAGCCGAAGCACCTGGAGGCCATCAAGCGCCAGGTGAAGGCCCTGAAGCACGCGCGCGTGCGCCTGCTGGTCCAGGGCAAGACATATACGTTCTAGCTCAGACCCGGACCCGGCCCAGGCTCACCAGGCTCCCCGCCACCCCCACCGTCATCCCGCCCAGGACCAGAAACAGTCCGAGCTCCGAGGGGAGGGAGATGGCGGCGCGGCCCAGGAGGTCGGAGGCAGCGGCGAGGTCCCGGGCCACCAAACGGAAAGCCATCCCCAGCAGGCCCACGGCGAGGAGGCCGCCCAGCCCTCCTTGGACCATGCCCTCCACAATGAAGGGGCCCTTCACGTAGGCCTGGGTCGCGCCCACCAGGCGCATGATGTCGAGCTCGTCCTGCCGGGCGTAGACGGTCAGGCGGATCACGTTCGATATCGTGAACACCCCGGCCAAGACCAGGATGCCGCCCAGGAACGTGCCCACCCCCCGCACCAGGCGGGCGCCCGTGGCCAGCCGCTCGATCCAGAGGAGGTCGTACTGCACCTCCTGCACCCCGGGGGCCTTCTCGTAG includes the following:
- a CDS encoding nuclear transport factor 2 family protein, which encodes MEQSVEKIIERNLLAVFNGRDADSRRAAIDELWDKNGVFIDPGGVHEGVEKLNAIVELLFTQFEGYVFSVRGPGQSMHGVGRLPWSYGPPDDPQRLTGTDVGVTKDGKLMAVYVFVDPPSQK
- the purD gene encoding phosphoribosylamine--glycine ligase translates to MKVLVVGNGGREHALVWKIRQSPLVEDVYCAPGNAGIAELADCVPIDTSNIVEVADFAQTIKADLTVVGPELPLVLGIGDEFRRRGLSVFGPDRAAAEIEGSKAFAREFMQRHKIPAPRYETCGSLDEAQAFLGRAPFGYPLVIKADGLASGKGTVVAQDAAEAQAVVAQMMTDKRFGTAAAKLIIEEFLSGEEVSFLVLSDGSRVVPMVSVQDHKRALDGDRGPNTGGMGTVSPATNLSLDVHKQIMQEIILPTIGGLAGEGRRFVGVLYAGLMMTDRGPRVLEFNARFGDPECQAIMPRMRSDIVPILQQAAEGQIKDTKIEWAKEPAVCVVLASKGYPDSPETGQTVQGLESLRGLPDVFVYHAATAQRDGEVVTVGGRVLGITAMGANLDAAVARAYQAVQKVSFPGMHYRKDIGQKALARLHAPR
- a CDS encoding Ig-like domain-containing protein, which encodes MRAWGRAGTLALAMGALGVPTVAVPQEQPGLTQYDYLYGTPVDVSVDDLLNLGSTAYANRAVRVKGTLEMSTRLQGRVFGFALRGTFGGQVEILPMSEVSFEFETEAKRWFGQEVQITGVVQESSDSAGRLVLVQFWKYLGPPEKDAKALQKAGTVTLESLVLKPGGHDGQTVRVVGKFRGRNLYGDLPVRSQHNSSDWVIKDDVFAVWVTGKKPKGIGFDLDPGLKRDTGKWVVVVGRPETSGGVTYLRALQVEVTSAPTPTAQVAPPPPPPERPKVPPVVVFSLPLDGDRDVPTDGRFQVQFSKDMNEQSFKGRVILRYAGRVQPGDRGFDGAKVTYDGGRRSLTVEPGDVLRPGRQIELILLPGIVDIDGLGLTPRPDKPAGNAADVLRFQVAIPGLAGGS
- a CDS encoding oligopeptide transporter, OPT family, yielding MAQERAAPPEAFKPYIPDDTVIPEFTWRAVILGMVFGIIFGAVTVYVGLRAGLTVAASIPIAVLSISLLRALGRATILENNIVQTTGSAGESVAGGVIFTLPALIFLGFDLQYWRIFMLALIGGWLGVFFMIPLRRQLIVKEHGNLQYPEGTACGDVLIAGDKGGSFASRVFLGLGLGALYTLFQNENMFAAWPSTPAWNPAGYPGASVRANTTAEYMGVGYIIGPRIAGVIFAGGVFAWLVVMPAIKFFGGHMPTPIYPGTIPIRDMSPTQLWQTYIRPMGAGAVAASGLITLMKTIPTIVSALKAGFADLGKGAAAAAGTRRTERDMDMRVAAFGSLLILAMMWAMLTFYPVANAPTSLLANLAAAVFVVVFGFLFVTVSARIVGLIGTSANPISGMAIATLMATCAVFLALHWTGAAFGALAISIGGVVCIASANAGNTSQDLKTGFIVGATPRNQQMSLLIGVLVSVFVIGFTLMGMNRGLEQFRAYAGRQFTLAELPSGVEVQQKQFDRAQVRYSSESGEVTRPGQKYALLNALGSADLPDGKYLYNTETNQIEVTWIQGIGSERAAAPQARLMATVISGILNQRLPWGLVLLGVFMVIGVELLGIRSLSFAVGFYLSIATTLAIFTGGVVRWLVETSARRSGEEHKESDVSPGSLYASGLIAAGGIVGLIGIAFNYIETQMRDAGSSAAADTLRQVLSFGSFSDKAGGIHYRIVEALGGPQQADLIANVIGVVTFLGLAATLYHFARKPLET
- a CDS encoding 3',5'-cyclic-nucleotide phosphodiesterase, translated to MKLRVLGCYGGNIPGHGMTAFLVNDTLAMDAGWVSGALSLKEQVKVKDILISHSHLDHTCTLPFLIDNNFSAPGFALRIYAIPEVIASMKNHLFNNHTWPDFTSLPNDLTPVLKLVEIVPEHPFVVNGLTIRAVHVSHIVPTTGFILEDKRGAVAFSSDTGPTHRFWEVLNRVKKLKVVITETSFPNELQELADVSGHLTPQTLDRELKKLKHDVPVYLYGGKPKHLEAIKRQVKALKHARVRLLVQGKTYTF
- the ftsX gene encoding permease-like cell division protein FtsX, whose protein sequence is MSLLRALLYFFQEALTSLWRSRLINALSVGTIAVSLFVLGAFLAVASNLNQVVTRWTQKVQVIFYLEDRIEDRIRQSLEDRLKEDPAVAGVVLVSRAEALERFRALFRDLRSLPEDLGENPFPASLEVSLRPGHEVSAEVQRLVHAYEKAPGVQEVQYDLLWIERLATGARLVRGVGTFLGGILVLAGVFTISNVIRLTVYARQDELDIMRLVGATQAYVKGPFIVEGMVQGGLGGLLAVGLLGMAFRLVARDLAAASDLLGRAAISLPSELGLFLVLGGMTVGVAGSLVSLGRVRV